A single genomic interval of Psychroserpens sp. NJDZ02 harbors:
- the lepA gene encoding translation elongation factor 4 — MKNIRNFCIIAHIDHGKSTLADRLLDTTGSVTAREQQAQLLDSMDLERERGITIKSHAIQMDYTYEGEDYILNLIDTPGHVDFSYEVSRSIAACEGALLIVDAAQSIQAQTISNLYLALENDLEIIPVLNKVDLPSANPEEVTDDIVELLGCDPSEVIHASGKTGFGAEDILKAIIERIPAPKGDPDAPLQALIFDSVYNTFRGIETYFRVFNGEIKKGQKIKFVATDKEYNADEVGTLKLTQVAKQSVKTGDVGYLITGIKTAKEVKVGDTITDFANPTTNIVEGFEDVKPMVFAGIYPVDTEDYEELRNSMEKLQLNDASLVFAPESSAALGFGFRCGFLGMLHMEIIQERLEREFDMTVITTVPNVSYNAFTNKHPDIPFIVNNPSDLPDPSTVNRVEEPYIKATIITKSDFVGNVMSLCIEKRGMIINQSYLTPERVELTFEMPLAEIVFDFYDRLKTVSKGYASFDYHPLGMKTSKLVRLDVLLNAQPVDALSALIHADNAHNIGKKMCEKLKELIPRQQFDIPIQAAIGAKIIARETVKALRKDVTAKCYGGDISRKRKLLEKQKKGKKRMRQVGNVEIPQAAFMAVLKLND; from the coding sequence ATGAAAAACATAAGAAACTTTTGCATTATTGCACATATTGACCACGGAAAAAGTACACTTGCTGACCGTTTACTAGATACTACAGGTTCTGTAACCGCTAGAGAGCAACAAGCACAGTTGCTAGACAGTATGGATTTAGAACGTGAACGCGGTATTACTATTAAATCGCATGCCATCCAAATGGACTATACCTATGAAGGTGAGGACTATATTTTAAACTTAATAGATACGCCTGGTCACGTAGATTTCTCTTATGAAGTATCAAGATCTATTGCTGCCTGTGAAGGTGCTTTACTTATCGTAGATGCTGCTCAAAGTATACAAGCACAAACTATTTCTAACTTATATCTAGCACTAGAGAATGATTTAGAAATTATTCCCGTACTTAACAAAGTAGATTTACCAAGTGCAAATCCAGAAGAAGTTACTGATGATATTGTTGAATTATTAGGATGTGATCCCTCTGAAGTGATTCATGCTAGTGGTAAAACTGGATTTGGTGCAGAAGACATATTAAAAGCTATTATAGAACGTATTCCGGCTCCAAAAGGAGATCCAGATGCGCCATTACAAGCTTTAATATTTGACTCGGTTTACAATACCTTTAGAGGAATTGAAACGTATTTTAGAGTCTTTAATGGTGAAATTAAAAAAGGACAAAAAATTAAATTTGTCGCTACAGATAAAGAATATAATGCAGACGAAGTTGGAACACTTAAACTAACGCAAGTTGCAAAACAAAGTGTTAAAACGGGTGATGTAGGGTACTTAATTACAGGAATTAAAACGGCTAAAGAAGTAAAAGTAGGAGATACAATTACAGATTTTGCAAATCCAACAACTAATATTGTCGAAGGTTTTGAAGATGTTAAACCTATGGTATTTGCTGGTATTTATCCAGTAGACACAGAGGATTATGAAGAGCTTAGAAACAGTATGGAAAAGCTACAACTTAATGATGCTTCTCTTGTTTTTGCACCAGAAAGTTCTGCTGCCTTAGGCTTTGGTTTCCGTTGTGGATTTTTAGGAATGTTACATATGGAAATTATCCAAGAGCGTTTAGAACGTGAGTTTGATATGACTGTAATTACAACTGTACCTAACGTATCATACAACGCCTTTACCAATAAGCACCCAGACATACCATTTATTGTAAATAACCCTTCTGATTTACCTGATCCGTCAACAGTAAATCGTGTAGAAGAGCCTTATATTAAAGCCACCATAATTACTAAATCAGACTTTGTTGGTAACGTTATGAGTTTGTGTATTGAAAAGCGTGGTATGATTATCAACCAATCGTATTTAACACCAGAACGTGTTGAATTAACTTTTGAAATGCCATTAGCCGAAATTGTATTTGATTTTTACGACCGTTTAAAAACGGTATCTAAAGGGTATGCTTCTTTTGATTACCATCCTTTAGGAATGAAAACATCAAAATTAGTACGTTTAGACGTCTTATTAAATGCACAGCCAGTAGATGCACTATCTGCCTTAATACACGCAGATAACGCACATAACATTGGTAAAAAGATGTGTGAGAAGTTAAAAGAACTTATTCCACGTCAACAATTTGATATTCCAATTCAAGCGGCTATTGGAGCAAAAATTATTGCTAGAGAAACTGTAAAAGCATTACGTAAAGATGTTACTGCTAAATGTTATGGTGGAGATATTTCGCGTAAACGTAAATTATTAGAAAAGCAGAAAAAAGGTAAGAAACGTATGCGTCAAGTAGGTAACGTAGAGATACCTCAAGCAGCATTTATGGCTGTTTTAAAGTTGAATGATTAA